ATGGCATGTTTGGGCATTTCAAAGGGGAACAACACAGAACTAAAATAAGGGATTGGCAGCTGAGGTTTTGGTGACCCACGTACACAAATCCAGCGCCAGATCTGGCAAAATTGTAAAAAGAGGACTTTGTGTGTGTGCATGATTGATTCAATCGCAGCCAGAAGAAGTGGAcagaaaagaaaggagagagagagaaagagagagaaagaaaatagTCTCATCGATCGGATTTGACATGTTTGACAAGATGTAACATTATTTTGCCCCCACCTCTTACCCAACTCAGTGCGATACTGCTATACAATAAATAAGATTCAAACAAGCATCACAAAAAGTCTTTGGTTGCACAGTCCGTGTTACCCTAAACATAATCATTTGGATTACTATTTACCCTCCATTAATATGCTTCTTTTGAGGACTCTCGTccttttcttttaccttttCTATTAACTTTTTTTGGTTCCTTATCCATTTTTATGTCACTCtatttccaattttttattcTTAGTACAAATTATTGAATGGTTAAAAAAAACTAACAGTTAAGTTTTGCATATAGagatttaatgaattttttcaATGGCTAAATATTACATAAAATTGATCCATTAAATGATACGTACTATTAAAGCCGGACTCCTTTATTTGTAAAGAGATGATGGGTTGGGAcaagttttaaattttattgcttTATCTCTTTCTTTGCAATCGAACAAAAGAAATACATGAGCTAAAGTTTGTCTATCTAATTCATGGCATACATATAATCTGCAACACAATGTATGTCATGCAATTAGTTACAAAAAGAAGGTAGTAACTTCTATAAGTGACTGAAGGATTATGTAGTATGAGTAGTAACTTTTACAACTCAATAAGAAAATGAGATGACATTTACaaattttttccattttttttttttacattatgcTACATTAGTtgattcttaattaaatttgttaGTACATATATAAAGCCACAATGTATATATCAAAGATCGAGAGGCATGAAACCTAGCAGAATTTTTGTTTGGCAATATAAACTCTTAGGATGTGAGCCTCATTTTAAAATTTGCAGAGAAAAATAATCTTGCATGCATATGTTACATGTCGCTAACATGTATTCAAACCATAACACCTGTAAATTGTTGTAAAAGAAGAGAGATGTATATAAAGTTACATTCAAGATGCCCTAATTTGGAGGATCAGAAACTGCACAGTGAGAGTACGTTCTGTCCTTAGCTAGCCCTAGCAGCCCAAAACAGTAAGCACTGTTACTCTCTTCTGGAAAATAAATGTGCGCTGCGAGCAAATATAGGCAGTTTAATATTTAGAACTGATAAGCATGTGAGTTGATCAGTTTGAGGTGAGAGGGGGCAGGCAGTTGCCGCACCAGAATTAGGTTACAAAGGTTACACACAAGTCACATCCACTGCCTAATCAAATCACATAATTATCTTCTTCGTAATCAAATTTTCACTGTTTCAaacacgagagagagagagagacgtaaATAAAGGTGAGGTTTCGTAGATATCATGAGACATGACGTTTATGAAGTGACATCCAAACTGTCGTCGCTTGCTTGAGCGACGTGGTTTTGTCTTTTGCATGGGACCCTCCTTTTGTTTCCTTCCCCCATCTTCTCTCTTCTCATTGAAATTATGTCCCCCCACTTCCTCTCCTCTCCTTCTTTCCCTCCCCGGCCCCTACCCACTCTTTATATATTCCTACACGTCTTTCTACCGTCTCTCATACATTTCACACATAGCACTTTGTCCTCATATCATCATACAATTTAATCGTTTTGAAAGCCATCAAACTTTGTGTACCATGTCAGCAGCAGCCGCAGCGTCCGCGGCGGCGGCACTGAGTAATTCGAGCTCCACTAACAGCAACTCCATCACCGATAACTACCACCACCAACCGTTATTCACACCGTCCCCGCTAGCGGCCGTGACGCCAGTGCTGAGCAGGTACGAGTCCCAGAAGCGGCGGGACTGGATCACGTTCGGGCAGTACCTCAAGAACCACCGCCCGCCGCTTAACCTGTCCCGCTGCAGTGGGGCGCACGTGCTGGAGTTCCTTAGGTATTTGGATCAGTTCGGGAAGACCAAGGTCCACGCGGACGCTTGCCCTTTCTACGGGCACCCTAACCCTCCTGCGCCCTGCCCATGCCCGCTGCGGCAGGCTTGGGGCAGCCTGGACGCTCTCATTGGGCGGCTTCGGGCAGCGTTTGAGGAGAACGGCGGGCACCCCGAGACTAACCCGTTTGGGGCACGGGCAGTGAGGCTGTACCTGAGGGAGGTGAGGGACAGCCAGGCCAGGGCAAGGGGGATTGCTtatgagaagaagaagagaaagaaagtaGGGCCGTCACAACAGCTGCAGGGGAATGATCAACAACATGATGAGGAGGAGAGGCATGGGCAACATGGTAATTTTGGTTCAGATTATGGGTATAGTGCTGCTGGGGCTTCATCCGCTACTGCCAGGGACTCCATGATGCCCTTATCTGTGCTAATCTGATTAAGCTTAAATTAATGGAGTAAAGAGTATATTTATGTAATGAATATGTAAGGGCTTTTGATGTGGGGTTGTGTTACTAATTAGTTATTAACCTTTCCTTTCTTGATATCAGTCCTTCAAATTGTAGACTGcagttttcttttctccttcattCATAATTTGGTATTATATGAGCAAAATTGCTAGAAACAAATTAATCTGTTTATGGCAATTGAAGAACACTAGAAAACAAGATGTATGGTGATctgaaaagaaattaataatcATATTACGTTTGCACTAAGAGATTATGATATACTGCTGAAAATAAGAAGGCAGTAGGCAGAAGGCAGAGCTACTTTGGATCACTGGAAATGATTTTACCCATGTTCGTAgcaacaaattaaaatttggtTTGAAAAGCCTTCTTACATTACTTTTGATACATTATTTCACAATTGTAATTATAGTTTGAGGCTTTGTACAGTTAACACTATCTTTCATTTTCTGTGCCACCAATTATCTTTGGCTtcgtgttttcttttgttttgaagatgaaggagagtagaagaaaaaaaaaagaaaaaaaaaagagatattgAGAGAGATCCAGGATTCTTACTATTTCTTAGATTCATGGACTAAATTCAATTTAGTGAGattttttattcacatttttttctATCAAGAACGTTTTATAAAACTCTTGGACTCCTGAATTTGGAGTATCCTACTTTCACGCAATTCACATTTACGAGGTTCAACAAGCAATTGATATTTCACGATCAAGGGTATAGTACTATTTGTagctgtttgggcccaaaatatctgtttgggccgagtatataATTATTCTCAGCCCGGAAGGCCTTACAACAAAGTTACCATGGATCGTTTGGTtcgtgggcttccaaacctaggtcggcaaAGTCATGCTGCAAGACAAATCGACTCCAagcgcaataaggagtctcgacGAGTTTAATAACtcggaagtgaatccggctcgATGAAAGGATAGGTTCAAGATCCTGATGGGTGTAGGAGTACTCGAGGGGATGtttgattagaagaagaaatcctaatccgagtaggtTGTTAACTCGACCTAGAAGGTacattactactataaatacaaggcgctGTGTAGCGTGAGAGGGCTCCTCCAATTCAACATACAACTGccttgcgcaaactctctcaacaactttgagatttttattttctcttttcgctgacacatcttccgttggcatcaacagcactgtgaaagcaaccggtgatatcttcagtcggcatagatagctctgtcgccgtagaatcagccgatctcgcagcatcttccgttggcatcaacagcactgcggcgaggacggttggttacctatccaagtctcgtcGAGAAGGATCTAtggatccttattgattgaagCCACCtcgttagccttctcggcgaagcgAGGTGTTACAGCCTACTAAGCTCAGCGCATTGcatgccgagttattttatgattggatactctcaagtaggatttagagttcggcattcagacggccgaaccgCGTTCATTATTAAGACTCATATCTgatttgagtatttgtgcccttacactttggtgtcgattcggcgtgagtttactctgacgaataccatcactgtgaccgaatccaacgacgacgattcgtgaacttcgtaagaatagtagccttgtcttcaggtttgagagcccaagaggccgagatgtggtccttcctcggtcgcaatcgccagacacagaagtcagccgcgcacccaacgcaacatcaacaaatttactcctcggccgacgagttggcacaccccgcatttaaccgaatgacgtagttagctcatagattactcggcctgcgcgccacgtaggcttggtagtttttaggatcaacagTAGCAGCGGTCCTTATATATCGTATTAACAATCGAAAGAAGgtcaaaagaaaaaatctcTATTTGACAGGGTTTCTTCCTATACCTATGAATTTCATTGGACCCATAAATGATGCATCAAAATAATCTTTTTGGCATTCCAACATCAATAGGTTGATTGTTTCGCTCTTGTATCttccaaaaggaaaaaagatcTCTGAGAGCTATTTCCTGGATCCAAAAGAGAGTACTTGGGTTCTCCCAATAACTAAAAGGTGTAACATGCCTTAATCTAACTGGGGTTCGCAGTGGTGGAAGAACTAGATCAGAAAAAAGAGGGCTTCTAGTTGTAAAATATCTAATGAAACCTTCATTGGAATTGAGATCCCATTCAAAGAGAAAGATATCAAATATTTGGAGTTTCTTTTTGCATATTATATGGATGATCCAATCCGCAAGGACCATGATTGGGAATTGTTTGATCGTCTTTTGTTGAGGAAGAGGCGAAACATAATCAACTTGAATTCAGGACAGCTGCTATTCGAAATCTTAGTGAAAGACTGGATTTGTTATCTCATGTTTGCTTTTCGTGAAAAATTTCCAATTGAAGCAGAGGGTTTCTTCAAACAACAAGGAGCCGGGTCAACTATTCAATCTTGAGCATGTTCATCTTGTAGAAGAAGTCTTCGTTAATAATTTTCTGGCGACCATCTTATGGTTCTTCAAGGATCATTTTATGCATTATTgtagatatcaaggaaaatcaATTATGTCTTCGAATGATACCCCTGTTCTGATGAATAAGCCATAAACATGGCAAAGAGTGAGAATTAAAAGATACTAGAACTGCATCAATTCattgattttcttttatttgtttcattAATTGGCTGAAAATGGTAGTGGATTGTGGTTACATTTCTGAACAGCAATAATATTATAGTAATGGTACAAACGTgtttattagattttttttatatattttatatattatgaATAACTTGGCCCGTAAAAAGTCATGACAAATTAaatctaaaaatattataataaagcAACTAACCGTAAATTATGCGTTTATTTTAAGCACTTCGCAGCTTAATCATAAAAAGTTCTTTCGTTATGGAAAAAAAGTAACTCTTATCTTATGTGCTGACAATATTGAATTCTTTTATTCTCTTCTCATGGGTCATGACTTGTtattgagagattttttagtgtgaccaTCACACAAAgtgatacaccacgtgtttcttgaatcaaattctttaCCAATCAGTGCACACCAATGTCAATTTAAGTTCACAATTCATCAAGAATCCCACTTTCAATAACTAGAGCTACAAATGTAAAGCAAACCAGTTCCGAAAaacaacagaaagtgtgaaTGTAAATGTACCTCAGCCAGGTCGAGATGCAAATCGTCTTTTAAATGGAAAGTTAAAAACTGACTGCAAGCCTTGCAAGGCCACATTGTCAGGGCACAATTGACCCCGAAAAATTTCACACTGCTCGTTCTATGCTTGGTCATGCTTGCCTCCTTTACCCTATCAGTTATCAACACATCCCTTTCTCCTGCACCTTATCGTATTGAACCAAAACTAGGTAAAGCTTTAATCTTTATCACATTTAGCCAAAATcgaattataaaaaaaacacacttagATATTCATAATTACACTTTAATTGTAGAATAATCACGGTACCGTTTCAATAAAcggaattaaattttaatatttttacaaaGAAATCGAGAGATATACTAATCATGGAATTGAGGAACGGCTGGTCATCTAAGTCGAGCCGGCGAGTGGGCGAGGCCATGGGGACGGCAACCGACAAGTCGTTCTCCGGAGGAAGCTTTCGGCGGGCTCTGTGTCAATGACGAGTTCTTGTGTGGGCGCCTGACAGAAGACAGTTGCGATTTCGAAGAAGAGGGGGCGGGGCTTTGGAGGGAGAAATGAGTAGTTTGGGGATTTCAGAGAAACCGCCGAAGGAAGCGAATGGGTGAGACTTTAAATGTCCGTTGTTAAAACCATTTACTTACAACGGACTTTAAATATCCGTGGTAATACTAGATATTCTACAACGAGTCTTTTATGTCCGTGGTGAATTAACTGTGATCAATACATACGGCATTGTTTTTATAGATTATAATTGTGACTCAACAATGGATGAAAAAAACTAAAGGTGCTTCGAATATGCTCCCATGTACCCGTGTGGCATCGGGTGTGGCtaagagtacaaagacgtcGCACCTACTGTATGTTTGGTTGATGTTCGAGATATTTTGGTGTTCTAACGGTAAACACATGTGGTGCAGAGAAAAATGTATTTGTGGGGACtgtaaaatgagatttatgAGTATTAATAACATCTCCCTAAATTATACTATATATGTGCGTATTTATGAGCATACATGCATACAACGATTGAGAacatggagagatttttcagtgtgatcgaaacatgaggtggtacaccacgtgtcactatacaaatggtgggatatatgtgctaaaaagttaataacataaaaattaaaaaatttcaccacttacataaaaacacgtgatgtaccattcgTGTTccgatc
This genomic interval from Malus domestica chromosome 05, GDT2T_hap1 contains the following:
- the LOC114824980 gene encoding protein G1-like1; amino-acid sequence: MSAAAAASAAAALSNSSSTNSNSITDNYHHQPLFTPSPLAAVTPVLSRYESQKRRDWITFGQYLKNHRPPLNLSRCSGAHVLEFLRYLDQFGKTKVHADACPFYGHPNPPAPCPCPLRQAWGSLDALIGRLRAAFEENGGHPETNPFGARAVRLYLREVRDSQARARGIAYEKKKRKKVGPSQQLQGNDQQHDEEERHGQHGNFGSDYGYSAAGASSATARDSMMPLSVLI